A window of the Parabacteroides merdae ATCC 43184 genome harbors these coding sequences:
- a CDS encoding DUF4469 domain-containing protein: MALNEPKMRSITGKLVANKLTERDDDFSFNVTYQANRSVKDLCKLAATNSKFTASELESAYNDLMAQAKIELYNASTVEFGFANNSLGVDGPFIGPDAKFDPSVNNVTLRCSPRIEFKEDLKNISVIVAGTEEGLPTITKVVDVATGSENLRITPGGGLNGEGNRVKITGSEGQTVGFFFVSDTDKTEIPVPVSALLRNDPSFFSFIIPQLNKGAYYLEVATQASTNSKKLLKEPRRNRFPYPLYVGNIPGEEERPGEL; encoded by the coding sequence ATGGCTTTAAACGAACCTAAAATGCGTAGCATTACCGGCAAATTAGTTGCTAATAAGCTGACGGAGCGTGATGATGACTTTTCTTTTAATGTAACTTATCAGGCAAATCGTTCAGTCAAAGACTTATGCAAGCTGGCTGCAACGAACAGTAAATTTACGGCGTCTGAGTTGGAGAGTGCCTATAACGACTTGATGGCCCAGGCTAAGATAGAACTTTACAATGCTTCTACCGTAGAGTTCGGGTTTGCGAATAATTCACTTGGCGTGGACGGTCCGTTTATAGGTCCGGATGCCAAATTCGATCCGTCGGTCAACAATGTAACTTTACGTTGTTCACCCCGTATCGAATTTAAGGAAGATTTGAAAAACATCAGTGTGATTGTCGCTGGTACGGAAGAAGGATTGCCGACCATTACGAAAGTTGTCGATGTGGCAACCGGCAGTGAAAATCTTCGGATCACTCCGGGCGGTGGTCTTAACGGCGAAGGCAACCGGGTGAAGATAACCGGTTCTGAAGGGCAGACGGTCGGCTTCTTCTTCGTGTCCGATACGGATAAAACGGAAATCCCTGTCCCGGTTTCTGCTTTACTACGCAACGACCCATCTTTTTTTTCATTTATCATTCCTCAGTTAAATAAGGGGGCTTACTATTTGGAGGTTGCGACTCAGGCAAGCACAAATTCAAAGAAGTTGTTGAAGGAACCCCGTCGAAACCGCTTCCCCTATCCTTTGTATGTGGGAAATATTCCCGGAGAAGAAGAACGTCCGGGTGAATTATAA
- a CDS encoding cupin domain-containing protein, whose amino-acid sequence MKYESNNFQFEAEMLWESAGEGIVRQIMGYNDNLMMVKVKFETGAIGTPHTHPHTQTTYVASGVFEFTTDGETKIVRPGDGVYMKPGILHGCICLEAGVLIDTFSPMREDFL is encoded by the coding sequence ATGAAATACGAGAGTAACAATTTTCAGTTTGAGGCAGAAATGCTATGGGAATCAGCGGGTGAAGGTATCGTTAGGCAAATTATGGGTTATAACGACAACCTGATGATGGTCAAAGTCAAGTTCGAAACAGGAGCAATCGGAACGCCGCATACACATCCGCATACGCAAACGACTTATGTAGCGAGTGGTGTGTTCGAGTTCACGACGGACGGTGAAACGAAGATTGTGCGTCCGGGTGACGGCGTATATATGAAACCGGGTATTCTGCATGGTTGCATATGCTTGGAAGCTGGTGTTCTGATCGACACGTTCAGTCCGATGCGGGAGGATTTCTTATAA